CTGGGGCTCCGGCGCCCCGGTGACCTCCTCGCCGGCGCCGTAGGGGCGGCCGGTGCGGTGGGCCTCGACCGCGTTGAGCAGGTCGTTGCTGAACCCCTGGGGATCGTGGATGCGGGCCAGCACCTCGGAGCCGTCGCGTCCCGCCGACTCGATCTCCACGTCGCCGGCCCGGAAGATGCGCGCCACCAGGCTCTGGCGGACGGCGGTGTCCTGGACGCGGTCGAGGGCGATCGACTCGGTGTGACGCGAGAGCACCCCGGTGCCCACCACCACCCGGCGGTCGGTGAGCGTGAAGGTGGTGTAGTGCCAGCGCAGCCAGCGGACGGTGAGGATCAGCGCCACGGCGGCCAGCCCCAGCACCAGGACGAAGCTCTTGACGCTGCCGAGGGCGACGCCGGAGACCTGGGACGGGGCCACCGCGATGAGCGCGGCGAGAGCCGCCACGACCACCAGGCAGCCGCCCACCACGGGGATGAAGATCGACCAGTGCTGGCGTGCGACGCGGATCTCGCGCTCGTCCTGGAGCAGCTTGCGCACCGCTGACCTCCTCTGTCTCCCCAGCCCCTGCTCCCCCTACGGCCCCGCGGGACCGACGTACATGATGAGCGCCGCCCCGGCGCAGAGGAACGGGCCATAGGGTATCGGGTCCTTGAGGCCCCGGATCCGGGTCACCAGCAGGAGCGCCGCGGCCACCCCGCCGATGAGGACGGCGGCGATCACCGCATAGACCGCGCCGAGGTGGCGGGAGTCGAGGCCGAGGCCGGTGGTGGCCCCGACCACGGCGCCGAGCTTGGCGTCGCCCATGCCCAGCACCGACC
This genomic window from Candidatus Dormiibacterota bacterium contains:
- a CDS encoding PH domain-containing protein translates to MRKLLQDEREIRVARQHWSIFIPVVGGCLVVVAALAALIAVAPSQVSGVALGSVKSFVLVLGLAAVALILTVRWLRWHYTTFTLTDRRVVVGTGVLSRHTESIALDRVQDTAVRQSLVARIFRAGDVEIESAGRDGSEVLARIHDPQGFSNDLLNAVEAHRTGRPYGAGEEVTGAPEPQ